A genomic region of Micromonospora sp. NBRC 110009 contains the following coding sequences:
- a CDS encoding 5-formyltetrahydrofolate cyclo-ligase, producing the protein MPEFSDGADVAHEAKRDLRVTVLARRRSLTAPARAEAAARVQAELVSLVRRLRPTRLTAYVPVASEPGGGDLPAVLRAALAPAAELLLPVLRDDLDLDWAAYTDAASLRAAGRGLREPVGALLGPAAVATAGLVIVPALAVDRRGRRLGRGGGSYDRALARVPAATLTVALLHDGEFVDAVPGEEHDRPVRAVITPGAGLIEVPGVGRGSSSGRTRVR; encoded by the coding sequence GTGCCGGAATTTTCTGATGGAGCGGATGTCGCGCATGAGGCGAAGCGGGACCTGCGCGTCACGGTGCTCGCCCGCCGCCGGTCGCTCACCGCTCCGGCCCGGGCCGAGGCGGCGGCGCGCGTCCAGGCCGAGCTGGTTTCCCTGGTACGCCGGCTGCGCCCGACCCGGCTGACCGCGTACGTGCCGGTCGCCTCGGAACCCGGCGGGGGCGACCTGCCGGCGGTGCTGCGGGCGGCGCTCGCGCCGGCGGCGGAACTGCTGCTCCCGGTGCTCCGGGACGACCTGGACCTGGACTGGGCCGCCTACACCGACGCGGCGTCGCTGCGGGCGGCCGGGCGGGGGCTGCGCGAGCCCGTCGGCGCCCTGCTGGGGCCGGCCGCGGTGGCCACCGCCGGCCTGGTGATCGTGCCCGCGCTGGCAGTGGACCGCCGAGGGCGGCGGCTGGGCCGGGGCGGCGGCTCGTACGACCGGGCGCTGGCCCGGGTGCCGGCCGCCACCCTGACCGTGGCGCTGCTGCACGACGGGGAGTTCGTCGACGCGGTACCCGGGGAGGAGCACGACCGCCCGGTTCGCGCCGTGATCACCCCCGGCGCCGGGCTGATCGAGGTCCCGGGTGTGGGGCGGGGCTCTTCCAGTGGACGAACCCGGGTTCGATGA
- a CDS encoding FmdB family zinc ribbon protein, with protein MPTYQYACTACGHQLEAVQSFSDEPLTECPACEGRLRKLFNSVGIVFKGSGFYRTDSRSSGSDSATSTAAKPAKSDSSSNGSSSSSTNGSAASTSGSGSSTKTPAASTSSASS; from the coding sequence GTGCCTACGTACCAGTACGCCTGCACCGCGTGCGGCCACCAGCTCGAGGCGGTGCAGTCCTTCTCTGACGAGCCGCTGACCGAGTGCCCGGCGTGTGAGGGGCGGCTGCGGAAGCTCTTCAACTCGGTCGGCATCGTGTTCAAGGGCTCCGGCTTCTACCGCACCGACTCCCGTTCGTCCGGTTCCGACAGCGCCACGAGCACGGCCGCCAAGCCGGCCAAGTCCGACTCCTCGTCGAACGGCTCGTCCAGCTCGTCGACCAACGGTTCGGCCGCCTCGACCTCGGGCAGCGGCTCGTCCACCAAGACCCCCGCGGCCAGCACCTCCAGCGCCTCCTCCTGA
- a CDS encoding IS110 family RNA-guided transposase, translating to MTDHQFEVIGGVDTHADTHTAVVIDEVGRMHGHRQFPTTVAGYRALLAWMSDHGPVRSVGIEGTGSYGVGLARYLRAQGVHLVEVDRPNRKMRRRRGKSDPIDAEAAARAVLAGTATTTPKNRDGQVEAIRVIRVARTSAVKSRTAAINALVGMVRTAPEPLRTQLLDLRNSELIMTAAALRPALDIADPIAATKTAIRRLARRVIDLDREIRAADVDLQVLLKQAAPQLLELPGIGPEVAAQLLITAGDNPERIRDERAFAALCGVSPIPASSGRTDRHRLNRGGDRMANRALYIVAVNRMRCHPETLTYVERRREQGLSNRDISRCLKRYIARQVYPLILESLRIRPPSSTALAEL from the coding sequence ATGACAGATCACCAGTTCGAAGTCATCGGCGGCGTTGACACCCACGCCGATACCCACACCGCCGTGGTCATCGACGAGGTCGGCCGGATGCATGGCCATCGCCAGTTCCCCACCACGGTGGCCGGCTACCGGGCGCTGCTGGCGTGGATGAGCGACCACGGTCCGGTACGGTCGGTCGGGATCGAGGGCACTGGCAGCTACGGCGTCGGCCTGGCCCGCTACCTGCGCGCCCAGGGCGTGCATCTCGTGGAGGTCGACCGGCCCAACCGCAAGATGCGCCGCCGGCGTGGCAAGTCCGACCCGATCGACGCCGAGGCCGCCGCCCGGGCGGTGCTGGCCGGCACCGCGACCACCACCCCGAAGAACCGAGACGGGCAGGTGGAGGCCATCCGGGTCATCCGCGTGGCCCGCACCTCAGCGGTGAAGTCGCGCACCGCGGCGATCAACGCCCTGGTCGGCATGGTCCGCACCGCCCCGGAACCGCTGCGCACCCAACTCCTGGACCTGCGCAACTCGGAACTGATCATGACCGCTGCCGCGTTGCGGCCAGCCCTGGACATCGCCGACCCGATCGCGGCGACCAAGACCGCGATCCGTCGGCTGGCGCGTCGCGTCATCGACCTGGACCGCGAGATCCGGGCCGCCGACGTCGACCTGCAGGTCCTGCTCAAGCAGGCCGCCCCGCAGCTGCTGGAGTTGCCCGGAATCGGCCCCGAAGTCGCCGCGCAGCTGCTCATCACCGCCGGCGACAACCCGGAGCGGATCCGCGACGAACGGGCGTTCGCCGCACTCTGCGGGGTCTCACCCATCCCAGCCAGTTCCGGTCGCACCGACCGGCACCGCCTCAACCGAGGCGGGGACAGGATGGCCAACAGGGCGCTCTACATCGTCGCGGTCAACCGGATGCGCTGCCATCCCGAGACGCTGACCTACGTCGAGCGCCGACGCGAGCAAGGACTGAGCAACAGAGACATCTCCCGATGTCTGAAGCGGTACATCGCGCGTCAGGTCTACCCGCTGATCTTGGAATCCCTGCGGATCCGGCCCCCGTCATCCACAGCCCTCGCAGAGCTCTGA
- a CDS encoding flagellar biosynthesis protein FlgA, with translation MAGEGSLRPVRWRGLPRGGTLLRVGLVAVLLGLAAAVLSTPAGCPPPGAAPAGPSPASPGPGGSPRPDPGRSGAALPLPSGSVGVPVRLAEPAALAVLRPGARVDLLVVPAGGATGEASLLAPRALVLDVVGAGAVDGSSALYLALRPDQAQRAVGLPEGSRFAVVVRG, from the coding sequence GTGGCGGGCGAGGGATCACTGCGGCCGGTGCGCTGGCGCGGGCTGCCCCGGGGCGGCACCCTGCTCCGGGTGGGGCTGGTCGCGGTGCTGCTCGGGCTGGCCGCCGCCGTGCTGTCGACACCCGCCGGCTGTCCGCCGCCCGGGGCGGCCCCGGCCGGCCCTTCTCCGGCCAGCCCCGGCCCCGGCGGGAGCCCGCGCCCGGATCCGGGACGCTCCGGGGCTGCGCTGCCGCTGCCCAGCGGGTCGGTCGGCGTACCGGTCCGGCTGGCCGAGCCGGCCGCGCTCGCGGTGCTCCGGCCGGGCGCGCGGGTGGATCTCCTGGTCGTGCCGGCGGGCGGGGCGACCGGCGAGGCGAGCCTGCTCGCCCCTCGGGCGCTGGTGCTCGACGTGGTGGGCGCCGGGGCGGTCGACGGCTCCTCCGCCCTCTACCTGGCCCTCCGGCCCGACCAGGCGCAGCGCGCGGTCGGCCTGCCGGAGGGCAGCCGCTTCGCCGTGGTGGTACGCGGCTGA